A DNA window from Siniperca chuatsi isolate FFG_IHB_CAS linkage group LG6, ASM2008510v1, whole genome shotgun sequence contains the following coding sequences:
- the LOC122877668 gene encoding transmembrane protein 275-like, whose translation MVLPEKTSRPSAPKKVPKQRGLQHQSLPSPALCCACGLCIMLAGINITLVGAFAFGTFVPTGNPPIIIGPLLLLIALAFFTGCCVISRRPPAHMARKAKGGEKWGLMRMGTAAFEMETSEHTLQDTTAVQLSPTNSPTSSHKSSSSHGVDSAPPPPGCQEGAGELHISEMSDMGVAGDNPTLTSESKESTPTQMLPAQDTSST comes from the coding sequence ATGGTGCTACCTGAAAAAACCTCCAGACCATCTGCTCCCAAGAAGGTTCCCAAGCAGCGCGGCCTGCAGCACCAGAGCCTGCCCTCCCCAGCCCTGTGCTGTGCCTGTGGCCTGTGCATCATGCTGGCTGGCATCAACATCACCCTGGTGGGAGCTTTCGCCTTTGGCACCTTCGTCCCTACTGGCAACCCCCCCATCATCATCGGGCCTCTTCTCTTATTGATAGCCCTGGCCTTCTTCACAGGCTGCTGTGTGATCAGCAGGAGGCCCCCGGCCCACATGGCCCGCAAGGCTAAAGGAGGCGAGAAGTGGGGGCTGATGCGGATGGGGACAGCAGCGTTTGAGATGGAGACAAGCGAGCACACGCTGCAGGACACTACGGCTGTTCAGCTCAGCCCCAccaactcccccacctcctctcacaagtccagctccAGCCACGGGGTCGACAGCGCTCCGCCTCCGCCTGGCTGTCAGGAAGGAGCTGGTGAGCTGCACATATCAGAGATGTCTGACATGGGTGTCGCTGGAGATAACCCCACCTTGACCTCTGAGAGCAAGGAGAGCACTCCCACACAGATGCTGCCCGCTCAGGACACCTCCTCTACGTAG
- the mknk1 gene encoding MAP kinase-interacting serine/threonine-protein kinase 1 isoform X2, with translation MVRHSMMSDLQAFRDSLQGNSLAVGQVGQSCGGIQENRVASEDRQHLSQGPAEMEKSQPVNIPDAAKRKKKKRTRATDSFTGTFDDLYKLTDEVLGQGAYAKVQGCISLQNGQEFAVKIIEKSAGHSRSRVFREVETLYQCQGNRNILELIQFFEDSSCFYLVFEKLRGGSILTHIQNRKHFDELEASKVVRDIAQALDFLHTKGIAHRDLKLENILCEYTDQVSPVKICDFDLGSGVKLSSACTPITTPELTTPCGSAEYMAPEVVEVFTDEASFYDKRCDLWSLGVILYILLSGSPPFTGHCGSNCGWDRGETCRTCQSHLFESIQQGKYEFPDKDWAHITEGAKDLISKLLVRDATLRLSAAQNAPERGLPTPHVLQRNSSTKDLTQFAAEAIAFNRQLSQHDEQQEDVGAIVCSMRLSPPSNSRLARRRAQSNALRTRDFAPSSDNLAA, from the exons ATGGTGAGGCACAGCATGATGTCGGACTTGCAAGCCTTCCGGGACTCTCTCCAG GGTAACTCCCTGGCTGTGGGCCAAGTGGGGCAGAGCTGCGGGGGCATTCAGGAGAACAGGGTTGCTTCAGAGGACAGACAGCACCTTTCCCAAGGCCCAGCAG AAATGGAGAAAAGCCAGCCAGTGAACATCCCAGATGcagcaaaaagaaagaagaagaaaagaactAGAGCAACAGACAGCTTCACAGGCACTTTTGATG ATCTCTACAAACTGACAGATGAGGTGCTTGGTCAGGGTGCTTATGCTAAAGTTCAAGGATGCATAAGTCTGCAGAATGGACAGGAGTTTGCTGTGAAG atCATAGAAAAGAGTGCAGGGCACAGCCGCAGCAGAGTCTTTCGTGAAGTGGAGACTCTCTACCAGTGTCAAGGAAACAG GAACATTTTGGAATTGATCCAGTTCTTTGAAGACAGCTCCTGCTTTTATTTGGTATTTGAAAAGCTGCGTGGAG GCTCCATTCTTACACACATCCAGAACCGAAAGCACTTTGATGAGCTGGAGGCCAGTAAGGTGGTCAGGGACATTGCCCAAGCTCTTGACTTCCTACACACAAAAG GCATTGCCCATAGAGACCTTAAGCTGGAGAACATTCTTTGTGAATACACTGATCAG GTGTCCCCAGTAAAGATCTGTGATTTTGACTTGGGAAGTGGAGTAAAGCTCAGCAGTGCCTGTACGCCCATAACGACTCCAGAGCTTACCACACCG TGTGGTTCAGCAGAGTACATGGCTCCCGAAGTAGTGGAGGTGTTCACCGATGAGGCCTCCTTTTACGACAAGCGCTGTGACCTTTGGAGTCTCGGGGTCATCCTCTACATCCTGCTGAGCGGCAGCCCCCCCTTCACAGGCCACTGTGGTTCAAACTGTGGCTGGGACCGAGGAGAAACCTGCAGAACCTGCCAG AGTCACCTGTTTGAGAGCATCCAGCAGGGCAAGTATGAATTTCCAGACAAGGACTGGGCTCACATCACAGAGGGGGCCAAGGATCTCATATCCAAGCTGTTGGTTCGGGACGCAACTCTGCGCCTCAGTGCTGCTCAG AATGCTCCAGAGAGAGGTCTTCCAACTCCTCATGTCCTACAGAG GAACAGTAGCACCAAAGACCTGACCCAGTTTGCAGCAGAAGCCATCGCCTTCAACCGGCAGCTATCCCAGCACGACGAGCAGCAGGAGGATGTCGGAGCCATCGTGTGCTCCATGAGGCTTTCTCCTCCTTCCAACTCCAGACTGGCACGCAGACGGGCGCAGTCCAACGCCTTGCGCACCAGGGACTTCGCACCCTCATCGGACAACCTTGCAGCCTGA
- the mknk1 gene encoding MAP kinase-interacting serine/threonine-protein kinase 1 isoform X3 — protein MVRHSMMSDLQAFRDSLQGNSLAVGQVGQSCGGIQENRVASEDRQHLSQGPAEMEKSQPVNIPDAAKRKKKKRTRATDSFTGTFDDLYKLTDEVLGQGAYAKVQGCISLQNGQEFAVKIIEKSAGHSRSRVFREVETLYQCQGNRNILELIQFFEDSSCFYLVFEKLRGGSILTHIQNRKHFDELEASKVVRDIAQALDFLHTKGIAHRDLKLENILCEYTDQVSPVKICDFDLGSGVKLSSACTPITTPELTTPCGSAEYMAPEVVEVFTDEASFYDKRCDLWSLGVILYILLSGSPPFTGHCGSNCGWDRGETCRTCQNAPERGLPTPHVLQRNSSTKDLTQFAAEAIAFNRQLSQHDEQQEDVGAIVCSMRLSPPSNSRLARRRAQSNALRTRDFAPSSDNLAA, from the exons ATGGTGAGGCACAGCATGATGTCGGACTTGCAAGCCTTCCGGGACTCTCTCCAG GGTAACTCCCTGGCTGTGGGCCAAGTGGGGCAGAGCTGCGGGGGCATTCAGGAGAACAGGGTTGCTTCAGAGGACAGACAGCACCTTTCCCAAGGCCCAGCAG AAATGGAGAAAAGCCAGCCAGTGAACATCCCAGATGcagcaaaaagaaagaagaagaaaagaactAGAGCAACAGACAGCTTCACAGGCACTTTTGATG ATCTCTACAAACTGACAGATGAGGTGCTTGGTCAGGGTGCTTATGCTAAAGTTCAAGGATGCATAAGTCTGCAGAATGGACAGGAGTTTGCTGTGAAG atCATAGAAAAGAGTGCAGGGCACAGCCGCAGCAGAGTCTTTCGTGAAGTGGAGACTCTCTACCAGTGTCAAGGAAACAG GAACATTTTGGAATTGATCCAGTTCTTTGAAGACAGCTCCTGCTTTTATTTGGTATTTGAAAAGCTGCGTGGAG GCTCCATTCTTACACACATCCAGAACCGAAAGCACTTTGATGAGCTGGAGGCCAGTAAGGTGGTCAGGGACATTGCCCAAGCTCTTGACTTCCTACACACAAAAG GCATTGCCCATAGAGACCTTAAGCTGGAGAACATTCTTTGTGAATACACTGATCAG GTGTCCCCAGTAAAGATCTGTGATTTTGACTTGGGAAGTGGAGTAAAGCTCAGCAGTGCCTGTACGCCCATAACGACTCCAGAGCTTACCACACCG TGTGGTTCAGCAGAGTACATGGCTCCCGAAGTAGTGGAGGTGTTCACCGATGAGGCCTCCTTTTACGACAAGCGCTGTGACCTTTGGAGTCTCGGGGTCATCCTCTACATCCTGCTGAGCGGCAGCCCCCCCTTCACAGGCCACTGTGGTTCAAACTGTGGCTGGGACCGAGGAGAAACCTGCAGAACCTGCCAG AATGCTCCAGAGAGAGGTCTTCCAACTCCTCATGTCCTACAGAG GAACAGTAGCACCAAAGACCTGACCCAGTTTGCAGCAGAAGCCATCGCCTTCAACCGGCAGCTATCCCAGCACGACGAGCAGCAGGAGGATGTCGGAGCCATCGTGTGCTCCATGAGGCTTTCTCCTCCTTCCAACTCCAGACTGGCACGCAGACGGGCGCAGTCCAACGCCTTGCGCACCAGGGACTTCGCACCCTCATCGGACAACCTTGCAGCCTGA
- the mknk1 gene encoding MAP kinase-interacting serine/threonine-protein kinase 1 isoform X1, whose protein sequence is MVRHSMMSDLQAFRDSLQGNSLAVGQVGQSCGGIQENRVASEDRQHLSQGPAEMEKSQPVNIPDAAKRKKKKRTRATDSFTGTFDDLYKLTDEVLGQGAYAKVQGCISLQNGQEFAVKIIEKSAGHSRSRVFREVETLYQCQGNRNILELIQFFEDSSCFYLVFEKLRGGSILTHIQNRKHFDELEASKVVRDIAQALDFLHTKGIAHRDLKLENILCEYTDQVSPVKICDFDLGSGVKLSSACTPITTPELTTPCGSAEYMAPEVVEVFTDEASFYDKRCDLWSLGVILYILLSGSPPFTGHCGSNCGWDRGETCRTCQSHLFESIQQGKYEFPDKDWAHITEGAKDLISKLLVRDATLRLSAAQVLKHPWVQGNAPERGLPTPHVLQRNSSTKDLTQFAAEAIAFNRQLSQHDEQQEDVGAIVCSMRLSPPSNSRLARRRAQSNALRTRDFAPSSDNLAA, encoded by the exons ATGGTGAGGCACAGCATGATGTCGGACTTGCAAGCCTTCCGGGACTCTCTCCAG GGTAACTCCCTGGCTGTGGGCCAAGTGGGGCAGAGCTGCGGGGGCATTCAGGAGAACAGGGTTGCTTCAGAGGACAGACAGCACCTTTCCCAAGGCCCAGCAG AAATGGAGAAAAGCCAGCCAGTGAACATCCCAGATGcagcaaaaagaaagaagaagaaaagaactAGAGCAACAGACAGCTTCACAGGCACTTTTGATG ATCTCTACAAACTGACAGATGAGGTGCTTGGTCAGGGTGCTTATGCTAAAGTTCAAGGATGCATAAGTCTGCAGAATGGACAGGAGTTTGCTGTGAAG atCATAGAAAAGAGTGCAGGGCACAGCCGCAGCAGAGTCTTTCGTGAAGTGGAGACTCTCTACCAGTGTCAAGGAAACAG GAACATTTTGGAATTGATCCAGTTCTTTGAAGACAGCTCCTGCTTTTATTTGGTATTTGAAAAGCTGCGTGGAG GCTCCATTCTTACACACATCCAGAACCGAAAGCACTTTGATGAGCTGGAGGCCAGTAAGGTGGTCAGGGACATTGCCCAAGCTCTTGACTTCCTACACACAAAAG GCATTGCCCATAGAGACCTTAAGCTGGAGAACATTCTTTGTGAATACACTGATCAG GTGTCCCCAGTAAAGATCTGTGATTTTGACTTGGGAAGTGGAGTAAAGCTCAGCAGTGCCTGTACGCCCATAACGACTCCAGAGCTTACCACACCG TGTGGTTCAGCAGAGTACATGGCTCCCGAAGTAGTGGAGGTGTTCACCGATGAGGCCTCCTTTTACGACAAGCGCTGTGACCTTTGGAGTCTCGGGGTCATCCTCTACATCCTGCTGAGCGGCAGCCCCCCCTTCACAGGCCACTGTGGTTCAAACTGTGGCTGGGACCGAGGAGAAACCTGCAGAACCTGCCAG AGTCACCTGTTTGAGAGCATCCAGCAGGGCAAGTATGAATTTCCAGACAAGGACTGGGCTCACATCACAGAGGGGGCCAAGGATCTCATATCCAAGCTGTTGGTTCGGGACGCAACTCTGCGCCTCAGTGCTGCTCAGGTCCTCAAGCACCCTTGGGTGCAGGGG AATGCTCCAGAGAGAGGTCTTCCAACTCCTCATGTCCTACAGAG GAACAGTAGCACCAAAGACCTGACCCAGTTTGCAGCAGAAGCCATCGCCTTCAACCGGCAGCTATCCCAGCACGACGAGCAGCAGGAGGATGTCGGAGCCATCGTGTGCTCCATGAGGCTTTCTCCTCCTTCCAACTCCAGACTGGCACGCAGACGGGCGCAGTCCAACGCCTTGCGCACCAGGGACTTCGCACCCTCATCGGACAACCTTGCAGCCTGA
- the mob3c gene encoding MOB kinase activator 3C isoform X1: MALCLGQVFSKDKTFRPRKRFEPGTQRFELYKKAQASLKSGLDLRKVVQLPEGENINDWIAVHVVDFFNRINLIYGTMSEFCTERTCPIMSGGLRYEYRWQDGDDYKKPTKLPALKYMNLLMDWIESLINNEYIFPTRVGVPFPKNFQQVCKKILSRLFRVFVHVYIHHFDSICSMGAEAHINTCYKHYYYFISEFNLIDHSELEPLKEMTEKICN, translated from the exons ATGGCGTTGTGTCTTGGACAAGTGTTCAGCAAAGACAAAACGTTCAGGCCAAGGAAGCGGTTTGAACCGGGCACCCAGCGCTTTGAACTCTACAAGAAGGCCCAGGCCTCGCTCAAGTCTGGCTTGGACCTGAGGAAAGTGGTTCAGCTGCCGGAGGGAGAGAACATCAACGACTGGATAGCTGTTCATGTGGTGGATTTCTTTAACAGGATCAACTTGATCTATGGCACGATGAGCGAGTTCTGCACCGAGCGCACGTGTCCCATCATGTCTGGGGGGCTGAGGTACGAGTACAGGTGGCAGGACGGTGACGACTACAAGAAACCCACCAAGCTGCCCGCTCTCAAGTACATGAACCTGCTGATGGACTGGATAGAGTCGCTCATCAATAATGAGTATATCTTCCCCACCAGAGTAG GTGTACCTTTCCCCAAGAACTTCCAGCAGGTGTGCAAGAAGATCCTGAGCCGTCTCTTCAgggtgtttgtgcatgtttacaTCCATCACTTTGACAGCATCTGCAGCATGGGTGCAGAGGCCCACATCAATACCTGCTACAAGCACTACTACTACTTCATCTCAGAGTTCAACCTCATTGATCACTCTGAACTGGAGCCCCTG AAAGAGATGACAGAGAAGATatgcaattaa
- the mob3c gene encoding MOB kinase activator 3C isoform X2, whose protein sequence is MALCLGQVFSKDKTFRPRKRFEPGTQRFELYKKAQASLKSGLDLRKVVQLPEGENINDWIAVHVVDFFNRINLIYGTMSEFCTERTCPIMSGGLRYEYRWQDGDDYKKPTKLPALKYMNLLMDWIESLINNEYIFPTRVGVPFPKNFQQVCKKILSRLFRVFVHVYIHHFDSICSMGAEAHINTCYKHYYYFISEFNLIDHSELEPLVRQ, encoded by the exons ATGGCGTTGTGTCTTGGACAAGTGTTCAGCAAAGACAAAACGTTCAGGCCAAGGAAGCGGTTTGAACCGGGCACCCAGCGCTTTGAACTCTACAAGAAGGCCCAGGCCTCGCTCAAGTCTGGCTTGGACCTGAGGAAAGTGGTTCAGCTGCCGGAGGGAGAGAACATCAACGACTGGATAGCTGTTCATGTGGTGGATTTCTTTAACAGGATCAACTTGATCTATGGCACGATGAGCGAGTTCTGCACCGAGCGCACGTGTCCCATCATGTCTGGGGGGCTGAGGTACGAGTACAGGTGGCAGGACGGTGACGACTACAAGAAACCCACCAAGCTGCCCGCTCTCAAGTACATGAACCTGCTGATGGACTGGATAGAGTCGCTCATCAATAATGAGTATATCTTCCCCACCAGAGTAG GTGTACCTTTCCCCAAGAACTTCCAGCAGGTGTGCAAGAAGATCCTGAGCCGTCTCTTCAgggtgtttgtgcatgtttacaTCCATCACTTTGACAGCATCTGCAGCATGGGTGCAGAGGCCCACATCAATACCTGCTACAAGCACTACTACTACTTCATCTCAGAGTTCAACCTCATTGATCACTCTGAACTGGAGCCCCTGGTGAGACAGTAG